From Bacteroidota bacterium, the proteins below share one genomic window:
- a CDS encoding DUF2807 domain-containing protein: protein MLRSFLFLLLLSLVVSCGKDHEFDCFKSTGRTASEHRPLASFTRIQLDDNIDLVLRLDTTCFAVVQAGENLIDGIITEVENGTLYLRNENRCNWVRNFRKPVTVTIGMGQPELITYYGYGDIHCNDTIRQHDFMFNCYNGSGSIWLTLNTDRSYLHLNIGRADLHVSGRSNVSFVSLNDVCVVDNRALSTDLCYLLTKSTGDCRVRVERELEATVEYTGNVYYSGNPGRVAVSGNGTGQVKAE, encoded by the coding sequence ATGCTGCGTTCATTCCTGTTCCTGCTCCTGCTCAGTCTCGTGGTTTCCTGTGGAAAGGATCACGAGTTCGATTGCTTCAAAAGCACCGGGCGTACCGCGAGCGAACACAGGCCCTTGGCTTCCTTTACGCGCATACAACTGGACGACAACATCGACCTGGTGTTACGACTGGACACCACCTGCTTTGCGGTAGTGCAAGCCGGTGAAAACCTGATCGACGGCATCATCACCGAAGTGGAAAACGGCACCCTCTATCTGCGCAACGAAAATCGCTGCAATTGGGTGCGCAACTTCCGTAAGCCCGTCACCGTGACCATCGGCATGGGGCAACCCGAACTCATCACCTACTACGGATACGGCGATATCCATTGCAACGATACGATCCGACAGCACGATTTTATGTTCAACTGCTACAACGGGTCGGGCAGCATCTGGCTGACGTTGAACACCGATCGCTCCTACCTGCACCTCAACATCGGCCGCGCCGACCTGCATGTCTCCGGGCGAAGCAATGTTTCGTTTGTGTCGCTGAATGATGTATGCGTGGTCGACAACCGTGCGCTTTCCACCGACCTTTGCTACCTCCTGACCAAATCCACAGGCGACTGTCGTGTGCGGGTTGAACGGGAACTGGAGGCAACGGTCGAGTACACCGGTAACGTGTACTACTCCGGAAATCCAGGACGGGTGGCCGTTTCAGGAAATGGAACCGGACAGGTAAAAGCGGAATGA
- the dprA gene encoding DNA-protecting protein DprA, which produces MTSITENPASDKLPAVVGGPSDEELARRIALHLLPGIGPVLARQLVSYCGGIDGIFQKRKSQLERIPGIGPERAAAILTANVLRRAEEEVRYIRKHAIRTYCYLDAEYPFRLKQCDTAPILLFGRGMLQLNAPRMVAVVGTRKVTDYGRDLIAQFCEGMREAGVTIVSGLAYGVDIVAHQEALRCGLPTLGVTAHGLDRLYPDVHLGVARKMEAKGGVLTEYATRTRPDRDNFPARNRIVAGLCDATLVIESAERGGALITAQFANEYNREVFAIPGRINDPYSRGCHWLIREHLARLVEQPEQFLEYMGWNETAEGSKLSGQSRQLPLFEELNDEERTVVETLRDSSEDLDALAFRVRMPVNRLSVLLLQMEFRGIVRLRPGNRVELRS; this is translated from the coding sequence TTGACAAGTATAACGGAAAACCCTGCAAGCGACAAACTGCCGGCGGTAGTGGGCGGCCCTTCGGACGAAGAACTGGCGCGAAGGATCGCCCTGCATTTGTTGCCTGGGATCGGTCCTGTGCTGGCCCGGCAACTGGTTAGCTATTGCGGGGGCATTGACGGGATTTTTCAAAAACGCAAAAGCCAGTTGGAGCGCATCCCCGGCATCGGTCCGGAGCGTGCAGCGGCTATCCTCACAGCGAATGTCCTGCGAAGAGCGGAGGAAGAGGTACGCTACATCCGCAAGCACGCTATTCGGACCTATTGCTACCTCGACGCGGAGTATCCTTTTCGACTAAAGCAATGCGATACCGCACCGATTCTCTTGTTCGGAAGAGGAATGCTCCAGCTAAACGCTCCTCGGATGGTAGCAGTAGTGGGAACGCGCAAGGTCACCGACTATGGACGTGATCTGATCGCGCAGTTTTGCGAAGGGATGCGGGAAGCCGGGGTGACGATCGTGAGCGGACTCGCGTACGGTGTCGATATCGTCGCCCACCAGGAAGCCCTGCGGTGCGGACTTCCTACGCTGGGCGTGACGGCTCACGGACTGGACCGGCTCTACCCGGATGTGCACCTGGGGGTCGCACGGAAGATGGAAGCGAAGGGTGGGGTGCTGACGGAGTACGCGACCCGTACCCGGCCTGATCGCGACAACTTTCCTGCCCGCAACCGCATCGTCGCCGGCTTGTGTGATGCCACGCTGGTGATCGAGTCGGCGGAACGCGGAGGCGCGCTCATTACGGCGCAATTCGCCAACGAATACAACCGCGAGGTATTCGCGATCCCGGGGCGGATCAACGATCCCTATTCGCGCGGCTGTCATTGGCTGATCCGCGAGCACCTGGCCCGCCTGGTCGAACAACCGGAGCAGTTCCTGGAATACATGGGCTGGAATGAAACTGCGGAAGGCTCGAAACTATCCGGGCAGTCCCGGCAGTTACCGCTATTCGAGGAGCTGAACGATGAGGAACGTACGGTAGTGGAAACGCTTCGGGATTCCTCCGAAGACCTGGACGCGCTGGCCTTTCGGGTGCGGATGCCGGTCAACCGCCTGTCGGTGCTGCTCTTGCAGATGGAATTCCGCGGCATCGTCCGCCTGCGGCCCGGAAATCGGGTGGAGTTGCGGAGTTGA
- a CDS encoding acyloxyacyl hydrolase, with translation MRLSPLIFLLLISATAAGSSLVDSTDGRYGFEARLTYGFLVAHRPNLRPLQERHLRSIEFSLLVPTDGQRGWQQDFAFPEKGLQLAFFDLGNAERLGLGVALYPFLDFPLAGQGQWKWRLRYGMGLGYVQRNFDPEVNYKNTAIGSKLNGVIHFDLRVRKRFGRGALEGGLGITHYSNGATAMPNLGINLAAAHFGYLQYFGTKSPKHHIQLLRVRSGFWATAFASASWKEIYPPLGRKYLAASVSGDLFYVLSNKVDAVLGADLFYDQSLRVRMEATEKSPQPGSTNLRPGVHTGLQVLVGKLGLLFNLGYYPYTRFQEDGRYFHRIGFRYYFPRLIAVMNLKTHYARADFVEWGIGWRFRSTSKTP, from the coding sequence ATGCGTCTGAGCCCGCTGATCTTTCTGCTTTTGATTTCCGCTACTGCGGCCGGATCATCCTTGGTCGACAGTACCGATGGCCGGTACGGCTTCGAAGCACGGCTCACGTATGGGTTCCTCGTCGCACACCGTCCGAACCTGCGGCCACTGCAGGAACGACATCTTCGTTCGATCGAATTCTCGCTCCTGGTGCCGACCGATGGGCAGAGGGGTTGGCAACAGGACTTCGCCTTTCCGGAAAAAGGTCTTCAGCTAGCGTTTTTCGATCTCGGCAATGCCGAACGACTCGGCCTGGGTGTAGCGCTCTATCCCTTCCTCGATTTTCCGCTGGCCGGTCAAGGCCAATGGAAATGGAGGCTCCGGTATGGAATGGGACTTGGATACGTGCAACGGAATTTCGACCCGGAAGTGAACTATAAAAACACGGCCATAGGCTCGAAGCTCAACGGCGTGATCCACTTCGACTTGCGGGTACGTAAGCGTTTCGGAAGAGGGGCCTTGGAAGGCGGCCTGGGCATCACCCACTATTCCAACGGCGCCACGGCCATGCCCAACCTGGGCATCAACCTGGCAGCTGCTCACTTCGGGTATCTGCAGTACTTCGGAACGAAATCGCCGAAACACCATATCCAGTTGTTGCGGGTACGCTCAGGATTTTGGGCCACCGCTTTTGCGTCGGCTTCCTGGAAAGAGATCTATCCGCCGCTTGGCAGAAAGTACCTGGCCGCTTCCGTTTCCGGTGACCTCTTCTATGTGCTCAGCAATAAGGTCGATGCGGTATTGGGCGCCGATCTGTTCTACGACCAAAGCCTGCGGGTACGGATGGAAGCAACGGAAAAATCACCGCAACCCGGCTCGACTAACCTGCGGCCGGGTGTTCATACGGGCTTACAGGTGCTGGTAGGCAAGTTAGGCTTGTTGTTCAACCTTGGCTACTATCCTTACACCCGTTTCCAGGAAGACGGCCGCTATTTTCACCGGATCGGTTTCCGTTATTACTTTCCCAGGCTCATCGCGGTGATGAACCTAAAAACCCATTACGCCCGCGCGGATTTCGTCGAATGGGGTATCGGCTGGCGTTTCCGCTCAACATCCAAAACACCCTGA
- the rnhA gene encoding ribonuclease HI, with amino-acid sequence MITIYTDGASRGNPGPGGYGVILMAGHHRKELSEGFRLTTNNRMELLSVIKGLEALKNPGSQVTVYSDSKYVVDAVEKGWLFGWEKKGFDKKANPDLWRRFLIIYRRHKVRFVWVKGHASNPLNNRCDELAVAAALASDLKVDHGYEESKGE; translated from the coding sequence ATGATCACCATCTACACCGACGGCGCTTCGCGCGGTAATCCGGGTCCGGGCGGATATGGGGTGATCCTGATGGCGGGACATCACCGGAAGGAGTTGTCGGAAGGCTTCCGGCTGACGACAAACAATCGCATGGAGTTGTTGAGTGTGATCAAGGGGCTGGAAGCGCTGAAGAATCCCGGTAGCCAGGTTACCGTTTACTCCGACTCAAAGTATGTGGTCGATGCCGTGGAGAAGGGCTGGCTGTTCGGTTGGGAGAAAAAAGGTTTTGACAAGAAGGCCAACCCCGACCTCTGGAGACGATTTCTCATCATTTATCGCCGGCACAAGGTGCGCTTTGTTTGGGTGAAAGGCCATGCCAGCAATCCGCTCAACAACCGCTGCGATGAACTGGCGGTGGCTGCGGCTTTGGCATCCGACCTGAAAGTTGATCATGGCTATGAGGAGTCGAAAGGAGAATAG
- the kdsB gene encoding 3-deoxy-manno-octulosonate cytidylyltransferase: MNIIGIIPARYKSTRFPGKPLVNINGKSMIQRVYEQALQSTRLGKVVIATDDDRILKHVQEFNGEVVMTAPHHLSGTDRCAEVIRQDKDKRWDVAINIQGDEPYIQPEQIDLLCSCFKKEETSIATLVKKIVSPDELFNHNNVKVVMNKHGHALYFSRFPIPYNRNFPEQEWLKHSTYYKHIGIYGYRTDTLLEIAGLTKTNLEITESLEQLRWIEHGYTIHAAVTTLESVSIDTPEDLAKVNR, from the coding sequence ATGAACATTATCGGCATCATTCCGGCCCGGTATAAGTCGACGCGCTTTCCGGGCAAACCCCTGGTCAATATCAACGGTAAATCGATGATTCAGCGGGTTTACGAACAGGCCTTGCAGAGCACCCGGTTGGGCAAGGTGGTGATCGCCACCGACGACGATCGCATTTTAAAGCACGTTCAGGAATTCAACGGAGAAGTCGTGATGACCGCTCCGCATCACCTGAGCGGAACCGACCGCTGCGCGGAAGTGATCCGGCAGGACAAAGACAAGCGTTGGGACGTTGCCATCAACATCCAGGGTGACGAACCCTACATTCAACCGGAACAGATCGACCTGTTGTGCTCCTGTTTCAAAAAAGAAGAGACCAGCATTGCCACACTGGTCAAGAAGATCGTATCACCCGACGAACTGTTCAACCACAACAATGTAAAAGTGGTGATGAACAAGCACGGCCACGCACTGTACTTCAGCCGCTTTCCGATTCCTTACAACCGCAATTTCCCCGAGCAGGAGTGGCTAAAGCATTCAACGTATTATAAGCACATCGGAATTTACGGCTATCGCACCGATACCTTACTGGAGATCGCCGGCCTGACCAAGACCAATCTCGAGATCACCGAATCGCTGGAGCAATTGCGCTGGATCGAACACGGTTACACCATTCACGCGGCCGTCACCACACTCGAAAGTGTCTCCATCGATACGCCGGAGGATCTGGCGAAGGTGAACCGGTGA
- a CDS encoding outer membrane beta-barrel protein has product MNRHLATLLLLLVLSLGAKAQYFRLENHYITAGYGFGSFIQAIQSEVDDVTSTYSTSATGPVYLKYEHALTGKFGIGVAVAYANFGFDYTEKDASGTTTYSHETDYTTFSILARMNWHFAEKEGFDPYIGVGLGYRDGNWTYKTNDPDGSDEINYSVSFPFGFETTIGARIRLSGGLAAYTEIGLAKSVVQLGLTQRIGR; this is encoded by the coding sequence ATGAATCGCCATCTCGCCACCCTGTTGCTGCTGCTTGTGCTTTCCTTGGGCGCAAAGGCTCAATACTTCCGATTAGAGAACCATTACATCACCGCCGGTTACGGATTCGGTTCGTTCATCCAGGCGATCCAGAGTGAAGTGGACGATGTGACAAGCACCTACTCGACCTCCGCGACCGGACCCGTTTACCTCAAGTACGAACACGCGCTCACCGGAAAATTCGGTATCGGCGTCGCGGTTGCTTATGCCAACTTCGGCTTCGACTACACCGAGAAGGACGCATCAGGCACCACGACTTATAGCCATGAAACCGACTATACGACCTTTTCCATTCTGGCTCGCATGAACTGGCACTTCGCCGAGAAGGAAGGATTTGATCCGTATATCGGGGTGGGACTGGGTTACCGCGACGGTAACTGGACGTACAAGACGAACGATCCCGACGGGAGCGACGAAATCAACTATTCCGTTAGTTTCCCGTTCGGCTTCGAAACCACCATTGGCGCCCGCATCCGTCTGTCCGGTGGTCTCGCCGCCTACACCGAGATCGGCCTGGCCAAATCCGTGGTGCAGCTTGGTTTGACCCAGCGGATTGGACGATAG
- a CDS encoding TonB-dependent receptor, protein MNPTRKYPGAAAPAVHYMRGIAFLLAFLFHLTIHAQPAGKARLTGRITDAASGEALTGATVQSGGQYGTTTDLQGRYILDLPPGEHTISIRLISFAEKQVQLKLEDGENRTLDLALSTSAQELKLVVVSAGRFEQRIEDVTVSMEVIKPAIIENNNSTSMEDAMQFIPGVNIVDGQANIRGGSGWSYGAGSRVQVLCDDLPQLAADANDAKWSFLPVENLEQVEVIKGASSVLFGSSALNGVINIRTAYPKDTPITKINYFAAAYDKAKLSLDGITYRLDWWGSAPRTYSGMNFFHSRKQGRFDLVVGGNMFYDEGYRQGEDEQRARINLNTRYRFAKIEGLSAGVNFNAMKTEGTLFFLWMNDSTGAYRPAPGTLSDYTTYRTNVDPFITYVDTKGNSHKLRTRWFNTTNENNTNQNSTADLYYAEYQYQKRFSDQVTLTGGLLNSSSKVNSELYGNHTARQQAGYLQADLKWKFITLSLGGRVEQNRINDETDDWVPVYRSGINLHVLKETYLRASYGQGYRYPSIAERFVRTNVGALIVYPNEDLTAERGYSSEIGMKQGLKAGAWAGYLDLAVFQNNYDNMMEFCFAQWGTFTDPLAGNGFRSFNVGDTRIRGAEITLVGAGALYRDLRLNVLAGYTYMDPQQLTYDSLYITKVGLENYRGSDSSDFLKYRFKHLIRFDAELVWKAYSLGANVRYNSYMENIDRIFVTGLFDFAFPPGLGIGHYRKFRDKGDTVVDLRAGWQANKHFRASVVVKNVFNYIYMARPADMQPPRVWVLQVGFQF, encoded by the coding sequence ATGAATCCGACGCGAAAGTACCCCGGAGCCGCTGCTCCTGCCGTCCATTATATGCGGGGAATTGCATTTCTGCTCGCATTTCTCTTTCACCTTACGATCCATGCCCAGCCTGCGGGCAAAGCCCGGTTGACCGGACGGATCACCGACGCGGCTTCCGGCGAAGCCCTGACCGGTGCCACGGTGCAAAGTGGCGGACAATACGGAACCACGACCGATCTCCAGGGGCGCTACATCCTTGATCTTCCTCCCGGCGAGCACACGATCAGCATCCGGTTGATCTCCTTTGCCGAGAAGCAGGTGCAACTGAAGCTCGAAGACGGGGAAAATCGCACACTGGATTTAGCGCTCAGCACTTCGGCACAGGAACTCAAGCTGGTTGTCGTGAGTGCCGGTCGCTTCGAACAGCGTATCGAAGACGTGACTGTCTCCATGGAGGTGATCAAGCCTGCGATCATCGAGAACAACAACAGCACCTCGATGGAGGATGCCATGCAGTTCATTCCCGGCGTGAACATCGTCGACGGTCAGGCCAACATCCGCGGCGGCAGTGGCTGGAGCTACGGCGCCGGGAGTCGTGTGCAGGTGCTCTGTGACGACCTGCCCCAACTGGCTGCCGATGCCAACGACGCCAAGTGGAGCTTTCTTCCGGTCGAGAACCTCGAACAAGTGGAAGTGATCAAAGGCGCCTCTTCCGTACTCTTCGGCTCCAGCGCACTGAATGGCGTGATCAACATCCGCACCGCGTATCCGAAGGACACGCCGATTACCAAAATCAATTACTTCGCGGCCGCGTACGACAAAGCAAAACTGAGTCTCGACGGCATCACCTATCGCCTCGACTGGTGGGGGTCTGCGCCGCGTACGTATTCGGGAATGAACTTTTTCCACAGCCGTAAACAAGGCCGTTTCGATCTGGTCGTCGGTGGAAACATGTTCTACGACGAAGGATACCGCCAGGGCGAAGACGAACAGCGCGCACGCATCAACCTCAACACCCGCTATCGCTTCGCGAAGATCGAAGGCCTTTCAGCCGGGGTGAACTTCAACGCCATGAAGACCGAAGGCACCCTGTTCTTCCTCTGGATGAACGACAGTACAGGCGCCTACAGGCCGGCACCGGGGACGCTCAGCGACTACACGACCTATCGTACCAACGTCGATCCGTTCATCACTTATGTCGACACCAAAGGGAACTCGCACAAACTGCGCACGCGCTGGTTCAACACCACCAACGAAAACAACACGAATCAGAACTCCACGGCCGACCTCTACTACGCCGAGTACCAGTACCAGAAGCGCTTCAGTGACCAGGTAACCCTCACCGGCGGACTCTTGAACAGCTCGTCGAAGGTGAATTCCGAGTTGTATGGCAATCACACGGCCCGGCAACAGGCGGGCTATCTCCAGGCCGACCTGAAATGGAAGTTCATTACCCTTTCGCTGGGCGGACGTGTGGAGCAGAACCGTATCAACGACGAAACCGACGACTGGGTGCCTGTATATCGCAGCGGCATCAACCTGCACGTTCTCAAAGAGACCTACCTCCGCGCATCGTACGGGCAAGGCTATCGTTATCCTTCGATCGCGGAACGTTTTGTACGCACGAATGTCGGCGCCTTGATCGTTTATCCGAATGAAGATCTGACCGCCGAACGCGGGTATAGCAGCGAGATCGGCATGAAGCAGGGACTGAAGGCCGGGGCGTGGGCCGGCTACCTTGACCTGGCAGTTTTTCAAAACAACTACGACAACATGATGGAGTTCTGTTTCGCCCAGTGGGGGACCTTTACGGATCCCCTGGCCGGAAACGGATTCCGTTCCTTCAACGTCGGCGATACGCGCATTCGCGGCGCGGAGATCACACTCGTTGGAGCCGGAGCACTTTACCGTGACCTTCGGCTCAACGTGCTGGCAGGTTACACCTACATGGATCCGCAACAATTGACCTACGACAGCCTCTATATCACCAAAGTCGGCCTGGAAAACTACCGTGGATCCGACTCCAGCGATTTTCTCAAATACCGTTTCAAGCACCTCATCCGCTTCGATGCAGAACTGGTCTGGAAAGCGTATTCGCTCGGAGCGAACGTGCGTTACAATAGTTACATGGAAAATATCGACCGCATCTTCGTTACCGGACTCTTCGATTTCGCTTTCCCGCCCGGCCTGGGTATTGGCCATTACCGCAAGTTCCGGGACAAGGGCGATACCGTCGTCGACCTGCGCGCCGGCTGGCAGGCGAACAAACACTTCCGCGCATCCGTCGTTGTCAAGAATGTTTTCAACTACATCTACATGGCACGCCCGGCCGATATGCAACCTCCGAGGGTGTGGGTACTACAAGTCGGCTTCCAATTCTAA
- the kbl gene encoding glycine C-acetyltransferase: protein MYETLQPVLRKELEEITAAGLYKQERIISTPQGAEIRANGKDVLNFCANNYLGLSSHPKVIAAAKTAIDSHGYGMSSVRFICGTQDIHKTLEQKISAFLGTEDTILYAAAFDANGGVFEPLFNEQDAIISDELNHASIIDGVRLCKAQRFRYKHNNMAELEQHLQATQHLRHRIIVTDGVFSMDGTIAQLDKICDLADRYKALVMIDECHASGFMGKTGRGTHEHHGVMGRIDIVTGTLGKALGGAMGGFVSARKEIVDMLRQRSRPYLFSNSLAPSIVGASIAVLDMLTETTALRDKLWENTRYFRERMTAAGFDIKPGEHPIVPIMLYEAPLAQQFAARLLEEGIYVIGFFYPVVAKGNARIRVQLSAGHERHHLDRAIEAFTKVGKELGVLKGVNSEQ, encoded by the coding sequence ATGTACGAAACGCTGCAACCGGTCCTCCGGAAAGAACTCGAAGAAATCACGGCCGCCGGCCTCTACAAACAGGAGCGCATCATTTCCACACCCCAGGGCGCTGAGATCCGGGCGAACGGAAAAGACGTACTCAACTTCTGTGCGAACAATTACCTCGGGTTGTCTTCGCATCCGAAGGTGATCGCCGCTGCGAAAACCGCCATTGATTCGCACGGTTACGGGATGTCGTCCGTCCGCTTTATCTGTGGTACGCAGGATATTCATAAAACACTCGAACAGAAAATTTCCGCTTTCCTCGGCACAGAGGATACCATCCTCTATGCGGCGGCCTTCGACGCGAACGGTGGGGTATTCGAGCCGCTATTCAACGAACAGGACGCGATCATTTCGGACGAGCTGAATCATGCGTCGATCATCGACGGTGTGCGGCTCTGTAAAGCGCAGCGTTTCCGCTACAAGCACAACAACATGGCCGAGTTGGAACAGCACCTGCAGGCCACGCAGCATTTGCGCCATCGTATCATCGTGACGGACGGTGTGTTCAGCATGGATGGAACCATTGCCCAACTCGACAAGATCTGCGACCTGGCCGACCGTTACAAGGCCCTGGTCATGATCGATGAATGTCACGCTTCCGGTTTCATGGGTAAAACAGGCCGCGGTACGCATGAACACCATGGTGTGATGGGGCGCATCGACATTGTGACCGGAACTCTTGGCAAAGCCCTTGGCGGCGCCATGGGCGGTTTCGTGAGCGCACGCAAAGAGATCGTCGACATGCTGCGGCAACGTTCACGCCCGTATCTTTTTTCAAATTCACTCGCACCAAGCATCGTAGGGGCATCCATCGCCGTGCTCGACATGCTGACGGAGACCACTGCCCTGCGTGATAAACTATGGGAGAACACCAGGTATTTCCGGGAACGCATGACCGCTGCCGGATTCGACATCAAGCCGGGCGAGCACCCCATCGTGCCGATCATGCTGTACGAAGCCCCGCTCGCCCAGCAGTTCGCAGCGCGATTACTGGAAGAAGGTATTTACGTAATCGGTTTCTTTTATCCGGTTGTCGCCAAGGGCAACGCCCGTATCCGCGTACAACTCTCCGCAGGCCACGAACGCCACCACCTCGATCGTGCCATTGAAGCGTTTACGAAGGTGGGGAAGGAGTTGGGGGTGTTGAAGGGAGTGAACAGTGAACAGTAA